Proteins encoded by one window of Clostridium perfringens:
- a CDS encoding GntP family permease: MTNILGLILSLILIMYLAYKGYSTIITAPIVALVTILITTGLDAHLMASYTEIYMSGFASFIKNYFPLFMTGAIFAKLMEEVGYAKSIAHFITKKLGKEKSILAVVLSGALLTYGGVSLFVVAFILYPIATTLFREADIPKRLIPGTIALGAFTFTMTAMPGSPEIQNVIPMKYFGTDTFAAPLIGLLASIMMLTLGMIWLTRRAKSAKSKGEGYGNHNDSMVNENYENLPSIFKAIIPIIIIFIVNLFFSKVYYENIDGSYLKEFNTTLSNVSGTWSVIIAIVLADLFLIITNFKKIKNLKSVLDKGVTNSFKPLLNSSAIVGYGSVIKSLAVFTLIQSVIFGVSSNPIISEALSVNLICGLTASASGGLGISLDALAPTYLQMSQAMNISPEILHRIASLSSGGLDTLPHNGAVITTLAICSLTHKEAYKDMFVTSVLIPIFTTALIVLLVSMKFAI, from the coding sequence TGGGTTAGATGCACATTTAATGGCTAGTTACACTGAAATATATATGTCTGGCTTTGCAAGTTTTATAAAAAATTATTTTCCTCTTTTTATGACAGGAGCAATTTTTGCAAAGTTAATGGAAGAGGTAGGTTATGCTAAATCTATAGCTCACTTTATAACTAAAAAACTTGGAAAAGAAAAATCAATATTAGCCGTTGTTCTTTCTGGAGCATTGCTTACTTACGGTGGTGTTTCCTTATTTGTAGTAGCATTTATTCTTTATCCAATTGCCACTACATTATTTAGAGAAGCTGATATTCCTAAAAGACTTATACCTGGAACAATTGCTCTTGGAGCATTTACTTTTACAATGACTGCTATGCCAGGTTCACCAGAAATTCAAAATGTTATACCAATGAAATATTTTGGTACAGATACTTTTGCAGCACCACTTATAGGACTATTAGCAAGCATTATGATGCTAACTCTTGGTATGATATGGCTTACACGCCGTGCAAAATCAGCTAAATCTAAGGGTGAGGGATATGGAAATCATAATGATTCAATGGTTAATGAAAACTATGAAAACTTACCTAGTATATTTAAAGCAATAATTCCTATAATAATAATTTTTATAGTTAACTTATTCTTTTCAAAAGTTTATTATGAAAATATAGATGGAAGTTACCTTAAAGAATTTAATACCACTTTAAGTAATGTTTCTGGAACTTGGAGTGTAATAATTGCTATAGTTTTAGCAGACTTATTTTTAATAATAACTAACTTTAAAAAAATAAAAAACTTAAAATCAGTATTAGATAAAGGAGTTACTAACTCATTTAAACCACTATTAAATTCTAGTGCCATAGTTGGATATGGAAGTGTAATAAAATCACTAGCTGTGTTCACTCTTATACAATCAGTTATATTTGGCGTTTCATCAAACCCAATAATCTCTGAAGCTTTATCGGTTAACTTAATATGTGGACTTACAGCCTCGGCCTCTGGAGGACTTGGAATATCTTTAGATGCTCTTGCTCCAACATACTTACAAATGAGTCAGGCTATGAATATTTCACCAGAAATACTTCATAGAATAGCTTCTCTATCTTCTGGAGGGTTAGACACTCTTCCTCATAATGGAGCAGTTATTACTACTTTAGCAATTTGTAGTTTAACTCATAAAGAAGCCTATAAGGATATGTTTGTAACATCTGTCCTTATTCCTATATTTACAACAGCTTTAATAGTCTTATTAGTTTCTATGAAATTTGCTATTTAA